A genomic segment from Pseudomonadota bacterium encodes:
- a CDS encoding STAS domain-containing protein: MINHPSNTGDNMQLEQQSIDGQIVVTLKETRLDAAIADQFKSEMMELVQSGQRQLVLDLAAVDFIDSSGLGAVVSILKSVGKDGSLKLCRLQDSVMSIFKLTRMTQVFSIHTSTEAALAA, translated from the coding sequence TTGATTAATCACCCTTCGAACACCGGGGACAACATGCAGCTGGAGCAGCAGAGCATCGACGGCCAAATCGTCGTCACCCTAAAGGAAACCCGCCTGGACGCGGCGATCGCCGATCAATTCAAATCCGAGATGATGGAGCTGGTGCAGTCCGGGCAGCGCCAGCTGGTGCTCGACCTGGCTGCCGTCGACTTTATCGACAGTAGTGGCCTAGGCGCCGTCGTCTCCATCCTCAAGAGCGTCGGCAAGGATGGCTCCCTGAAGCTTTGCCGCCTTCAGGACAGCGTAATGTCGATATTCAAGTTGACGCGAATGACACAGGTGTTTTCCATCCACACCTCTACCGAAGCTGC